CAATAGCTAGCTCTACTGTCaactttttgtttaatataactGTTTAagtctattatattttttttttatatattatctttaatcttatttttttatttatatataattattaaatcatatatatatatattattattatttatttttatatttatataattattaaatctttttatatatatatagataatatatatatatattatttatttttatctacacatatctatatatatttttaaatctataaaacaaagtttataaataatttgagagttaaAAGTAACGATGACCTTACAactattctattatttttaacattcaaattattttttaaaatatatattatatataaattaatgataaattatatataaattattttaaacttttattttatatagatataaatatagatatttatagataaaaataaataatatatatataaatttaataattatataaatataaaaattaataataaaagatatatatattatataaactatttaataattatatatataaatataaaaaataatattttaaacttaaatagagatgtttaacaaaaaaaagttgacggacttaaacaaaaattaatttaagggcTAAATGTGAGTAATCCGAGTAATTAGAGAGCAATCCAAGTAATTTGTcctaaattatatgtttttgatatgattaaaataatttatatttacaaattaattttttattaattatttaaaaaatgaaataatataattggaGTTtcttttagtattaaattaattttatatttaattatatatataaataataaatacaataaatacTTTTAAAGTAAATTCTagaatttcaattaaattttttatttttaattttataaattattaataattttaaagtaaattCTAGATTTTAACTATATTGTTTCGAGGCCAAAATGAACAATACAACAAAAATTGATATTCGAGTTCAAACACATTTAAAATCGATTcaaagttaaaatttttaataaaatttgtttcgatttaaaataaatttaaactcaaGTTCAATTCGAAATATTCAAACCTTGATTTGAACATCTAGttcaaaaattgaaatattcaaACCTTAGTTTGAACATATAGTTCAAAATAACTCTATTTcgcaattataattattttaattcacaCCTTCATCTTtcgataataataataataataataataataataataataataataataataataataataataataataataataataaggtcACTTTgaggagaaaaaggaaaaacttaattaatatatatgtgaatattaaattactttccaattattacaaattaagtAATGAAAAGTGATAATTTAAGAGCTAGACTAAAATAAAGATGAGATCATGATTCATGaaaaacaacataaataattattcaaaatattatatttacaaaataaattgtgatatttttaaaatatattcaattagCTTTAGAagtgtaatatataatatatattatataatatatattatataatataatgggtaatatatataatatatataatgtgtaatataataaaaagaatatataaatattaaataaacttgtGAATAATCtaacaacatattttaatttcggCTGGAATTCAATAACCGTCTCTCTCCTCTAGTTTCGTTTTCATCccaatatatttgtaattaattatttgaatgaaatttataatatatatttttaattaaaaaaaatatgttaaaaaggaaaatatatattataaattgcaTGAGAAACGGAAAACCATGTAGAGAACCTTCTACCGGCTACGGTATACCCTAACCGGTTATCTCCTATAAATACCAGCTCTTACCGTTTATATACCATgccttttttctttctctctctaaaccgGCTTTATAAGAACAACATCGGATCATCATCTCCCTTTATAAAAGAATATCGTTTCAAAACTTTGCCCGCTTTTCTTTTCTGATCGAtcttgttaatatatatatatgtatgatcattgaaatcttttaaatttcattaagaTAACACTGTTTAATCCATTAAACTTAATATCTTTTCCATCTCTGATCTTTGATCATCGATCTGGATCATCTGAAACGAATCGAGGAGAAGTTATAAAAGGGCATGGCGGATCAGGTTCTTGATGGAACCCAACAGCCTGTGGATCTGTCAAGGCATCCGTCTGGCATTGTTCCAACTCTTCAGTGAGTTTTTCTTTCATTCAAACAATGtctagtgatgatgataatgatgatgatgatcactTGCTTTCTGTGATTTCAATAGGAATATTGTGTCAACAGTGAATCTTGATTGCAAGCTTGATCTCAAGGCAATTGCTTTGCATGCTAGAAATGCAGAATACAATCCTAAGGTTGGACAGACAACTGTTTGTTGCTTTATTAGACATTAATAATACATATGTGGTTGATAATTGTGTTTGGAACAGCGTTTTGCTGCTGTTATAATGAGGATAAGGGAACCAAAAACAACTGCGTTAATATTCGCTTCTGGCAAGATGGTGAGTGAGTTCGTCTTCTGTCTTGTAGCATTCTTCAAGTTCCTATAGTTTTGGCTGCCTTTACAGGTTTGCACTGGAGCAAAAAGTGAGCAACAGTCGAAACTGGCAGCCAGAAAGGTATATAACTGAACTTATTAAGAAGAAAACAGAGAAGGATTTGATTTTATGAACATTTGTTCTCTGTTTTTCTCAGTATGCAAGGATCATTCAGAAACTCGGGTTTCCTGCAAGGTTCAAGGTAAGtggtagtagtagtagtagtcaTGTTGTAACTGAGGAGGaagaaattgataataatacTATTGTGATTGACAGGATTTCAAGATTCAGAATATTGTGGGATCTTGTGATGTGAAGTTCCCCATCAGACTTGAAGGTCTTGCATACTCTCAT
This is a stretch of genomic DNA from Impatiens glandulifera chromosome 4, dImpGla2.1, whole genome shotgun sequence. It encodes these proteins:
- the LOC124936434 gene encoding TATA-box-binding protein-like yields the protein MADQVLDGTQQPVDLSRHPSGIVPTLQNIVSTVNLDCKLDLKAIALHARNAEYNPKRFAAVIMRIREPKTTALIFASGKMVCTGAKSEQQSKLAARKYARIIQKLGFPARFKDFKIQNIVGSCDVKFPIRLEGLAYSHGAFSSYEPELFPGLIYRMKQPKIVLLIFVSGKIVLTGAKVIR